One segment of Gammaproteobacteria bacterium DNA contains the following:
- a CDS encoding amidotransferase 1, exosortase A system-associated — MCGVVGIFDTRGRRRIDRGLLARMNDSQLHRGPDEGGLHTEPGLGLGHRRLSIIDLSSGQQPLFNEDGSVVVVYNGEIYNFPQLMKELSAAGHQFRTRCDTEVIVHAWEEWGENCVQRLRGMFAFALWDRSRRRLFLARDRLGIKPLFYATLPDGQLIFGSELKALLVHPGLKRELDPRAVEDYFAYGYIPEPKTIFQSVHKLAPGHTVSFGPGQPEPAPRRYWDVPFAPLPAMSAAEAADELRQRIREAVNIRLIAEVPLGAFLSGGVDSSAVVATMAGLSGKPVNTCSIAFGDPAYNEADYAARVAGRYRTRHHVEHVDADDFELIDKLAQVYDEPFADSSALPTYRVCELARKHVTVALSGDGGDENLAGYRRYRWHLYEERLRSRLPLGLRRPLFGALGQLYPKADWAPRVLRAKSTLEALARDSVAGFFHSVSLLGDPLRARLFSPAFKSSLQGYHAVDVLREHDRQAPTDHPLGRVQYLDLKTWLVGDILTKVDRASMAHALEVRVPLLDHQLVEWMSGLPATLKLRGREGKYLLKKASEPLLPHDILYRPKMGFSIPLAAWFRGPLRERVREMIGGSTLSDSGMFNPRFLQQLVDHHQSGRSDHSTALWALLMFDVCQRRLVAAE, encoded by the coding sequence GTGTGCGGTGTGGTCGGCATCTTTGACACCCGCGGCCGGCGCCGCATTGACCGCGGACTGCTCGCGCGCATGAACGACAGCCAGTTGCACCGCGGTCCCGATGAAGGCGGCCTGCACACCGAGCCCGGCCTGGGCCTGGGCCACCGGCGCCTGTCCATCATCGACCTGTCCAGCGGGCAGCAGCCCTTGTTCAACGAAGACGGCTCGGTGGTCGTGGTGTACAACGGTGAAATCTACAACTTCCCCCAGCTCATGAAGGAACTGAGCGCCGCCGGTCATCAATTCCGCACCCGCTGCGACACCGAAGTCATCGTCCACGCCTGGGAGGAATGGGGGGAGAACTGCGTGCAGCGCCTGCGCGGCATGTTTGCCTTCGCCTTGTGGGACCGCAGCCGCCGGCGGCTGTTTCTCGCCCGCGACCGGCTCGGCATCAAGCCCTTGTTTTACGCCACCTTGCCCGACGGCCAGCTCATCTTCGGCTCCGAACTGAAAGCGCTGTTGGTTCACCCCGGGCTCAAACGGGAACTGGATCCCCGCGCCGTGGAAGACTATTTCGCCTACGGCTACATTCCCGAGCCCAAAACCATCTTCCAAAGCGTGCACAAGCTGGCACCGGGCCACACCGTGAGCTTCGGCCCCGGGCAGCCGGAACCCGCGCCGCGCCGCTATTGGGACGTGCCCTTCGCTCCCCTGCCGGCCATGAGCGCAGCGGAGGCCGCGGACGAACTGCGCCAGCGCATCCGGGAGGCCGTCAACATCCGCCTCATCGCCGAAGTGCCCTTGGGCGCGTTCCTCTCCGGTGGGGTGGACTCCAGTGCTGTTGTGGCGACCATGGCGGGCCTGTCCGGGAAGCCCGTCAACACCTGCTCCATTGCCTTTGGCGACCCGGCCTACAACGAAGCGGATTACGCGGCACGAGTGGCCGGGCGTTACCGCACCCGCCATCACGTCGAGCACGTGGATGCTGACGACTTTGAGTTGATCGACAAACTGGCGCAGGTGTACGACGAACCCTTCGCCGACAGCTCCGCGTTGCCCACCTACCGGGTGTGCGAGCTGGCGCGCAAGCACGTCACCGTGGCCTTGTCCGGTGACGGCGGCGACGAAAACCTGGCCGGCTACCGGCGTTACCGCTGGCATTTATATGAAGAGCGGTTACGGTCGCGTTTGCCACTGGGCCTGCGGCGGCCCTTGTTCGGTGCCCTCGGTCAGCTCTACCCCAAAGCCGACTGGGCGCCGCGGGTCTTGCGCGCCAAATCCACTTTGGAAGCGCTGGCGCGGGACAGCGTAGCGGGCTTCTTTCACAGCGTCTCCCTGCTCGGCGATCCCTTGCGCGCGCGCTTGTTCAGCCCGGCGTTCAAATCCTCCTTGCAGGGTTACCATGCCGTGGACGTGCTGCGTGAGCACGACCGGCAGGCGCCCACCGACCACCCCCTGGGGCGGGTGCAGTATCTGGATCTCAAAACCTGGCTGGTGGGGGACATCCTCACCAAAGTGGACCGCGCCAGCATGGCCCATGCCCTGGAAGTGCGGGTACCCCTGCTGGACCACCAACTGGTGGAATGGATGTCCGGCCTGCCCGCCACCCTCAAGCTGCGGGGCCGGGAAGGGAAATACCTGCTGAAAAAAGCCTCTGAACCCCTCTTGCCCCACGATATTTTGTACCGGCCCAAGATGGGGTTTTCCATTCCCCTGGCGGCGTGGTTCCGCGGGCCCTTGCGGGAGCGGGTGCGGGAGATGATCGGCGGCTCCACATTGTCTGACAGTGGCATGTTCAATCCGCGTTTTCTGCAGCAGTTGGTCGACCATCACCAGTCCGGTCGCAGCGATCACAGCACAGCCTTGTGGGCTTTGTTGATGTTTGACGTCTGTCAACGCCGGCTTGTTGCGGCGGAATAA